A stretch of DNA from Cannabis sativa cultivar Pink pepper isolate KNU-18-1 chromosome X, ASM2916894v1, whole genome shotgun sequence:
gacttgtgcctacgagaagaaaaacctgctgaTCTTACTGACTCCAGTACAGCTGCtgagagaactcatcatgcacaatgggaaaagtcaagtcgacttagtcttcttactatgaaaagatccattcctgaacatctattgagtggtttgccagacactacaaatgccaaagagtttttcaatgctgtagaaaaattatacgacactggtgaaaacgctgaaagtttggacatcttatggatgaaatgacaaccattaagtatgatgaattaaaaggagtgcgagattttattctgaaattggtgaatgttcagtccaagttgaaagatcataatattcctcttcctgactctttcattattcatcgagctcttcatgctcttcctgcctctttcagccttatcaagacaaaacctacaacacttacaatcaaacatggactatcagcgacctaatttctcagtgtgtagctgaagaaagcaagcttaaaag
This window harbors:
- the LOC133032534 gene encoding uncharacterized protein LOC133032534, with the translated sequence MDQSVSFSVNNNNASIHILNASNYKIWKRDVEFTLGIMDMDLCLREEKPADLTDSSTAAERTHHAQWEKSSRLSLLTMKRSIPEHLLSGLPDTTNAKEFFNAVEKLYDTGENAESLDILWMK